One stretch of Pieris brassicae chromosome 8, ilPieBrab1.1, whole genome shotgun sequence DNA includes these proteins:
- the LOC123713498 gene encoding U1 small nuclear ribonucleoprotein 70 kDa isoform X1 gives MDSLVGYGSDDDIETERYGHQASVGSHRRREDDTNYDQVNMDLSEDSQGEESEPELPQAESRVLRQTSGEDQSSSTDSRDAERPREYGKDRERDRHRDRDRDRERKDKRRESPRRDRERSERDRRSPRRDDKYRSDRIERPRDAPRRGLLGDRPDDRHPPIDSKMPALMDLKPFGSDGPPRIKSQDARDAVSPRFVDRRERDHERDHGRDRDSDRDRERERDYDGRHNRRSEDRRSSGRDRGSERSRSRGHAYPPPHTSNERRSPSSGDYRPSSYKVNKKLEVMEKMGLQIKTPDGSMTTAQQLRAAAGDHPSGLPGYCNPGSNPASKILDQVQKRKLLWSNKTKSAEEEAAKWSGARFSQDNDGKQVSKFMRLMGIKDPSAAKGEVPDDADPNKKQEELFQAMQAQYEVARATTHTMRGVGLGFQRGQY, from the exons atGGATTCACTAGTCGGTTACGGAAGCGATGATGATATTGAAACTGAGCGCTATGGACATCAAGCATCG GTGGGGAGCCATCGTAGAAGAGAAGATGACACTAACTATGATCAAGTCAACATGGATCTAAGTGAG GATTCCCAAGGAGAAGAGTCTGAGCCAGAATTGCCGCAGGCTGAGTCACGGGTATTACGACAGACATCTGGAGAGGACCAGTCAAGCTCTA CTGACAGTCGAGACGCAGAACGCCCACGGGAATATGGCAAAGATCGTGAGCGTGACCGTCATCGCGACCGTGACCGTGATCGCGAACGGAAAGACAAGCGCCGCGAATCACCGCGGAGGGACCGTGAACGCTCTGAAAGAGATCGTCGCTCGCCACGCAGAGACGATAAATACAG ATCGGATCGTATTGAAAGGCCACGTGATGCACCACGTCGAGGATTACTTGGCGACAGACCAGACGATAGACACCCGCCTATTGATAGCAAG ATGCCAGCATTAATGGATCTTAAACCATTTGGAAGTGACGGGCCGCCCAGGATAAAATCACAAGACGCTCGTGACGCTGTATCTCCCAG GTTTGTAGATCGTCGGGAACGTGATCATGAGCGTGATCATGGACGCGACCGTGACTCTGACCGTGACCGCGAACGAGAACGCGATTATGATGGCAGACACAACCGACGTTCGGAAGATAGACG GTCATCGGGacgcgacagaggcagcgagaGGTCTCGATCACGTGGTCACGCCTATCCTCCCCCACACAC GTCAAATGAACGAAGATCACCCTCATCTGGTGACTACAGACCGTCTTCATACAAAGTCAATAAGAAGCTCGAGGTTATGGAAAAAAtgg GATTACAAATCAAAACACCAGATGGTTCTATGACAACGGCGCAGCAGTTACGCGCTGCTGCTGGTGATCATCCTTCAGGTCTTCCAGGCTATTGCAATCCTGGCTCTAATCCTGCCAGCAAGATATTGGATCAG GTACAAAAACGTAAACTTCTCTGGTCAAACAAGACAAAGTCTGCAGAAGAAGAAGCTGCTAAATGGAGTGGGGCGCGATTCTCGCAGGACAACGATGGAAAACAAGTCTCCAAGTTTATGCGGCTTATGGGAATTAAGGATCCTA GTGCAGCCAAAGGCGAAGTTCCCGATGATGCAGACCCTAACAAAAAGCAAGAAGAATTGTTCCAAGCTATGCAGGCACAATATGAAGTGGCTCGAGCAACTACACACACTATGAGAGGAGTGGGTTTAGGTTTTCAACGTGGACAGTATTGA
- the LOC123713498 gene encoding U1 small nuclear ribonucleoprotein 70 kDa isoform X2 gives MDLSEDSQGEESEPELPQAESRVLRQTSGEDQSSSTDSRDAERPREYGKDRERDRHRDRDRDRERKDKRRESPRRDRERSERDRRSPRRDDKYRSDRIERPRDAPRRGLLGDRPDDRHPPIDSKMPALMDLKPFGSDGPPRIKSQDARDAVSPRFVDRRERDHERDHGRDRDSDRDRERERDYDGRHNRRSEDRRSSGRDRGSERSRSRGHAYPPPHTSNERRSPSSGDYRPSSYKVNKKLEVMEKMGLQIKTPDGSMTTAQQLRAAAGDHPSGLPGYCNPGSNPASKILDQVQKRKLLWSNKTKSAEEEAAKWSGARFSQDNDGKQVSKFMRLMGIKDPSAAKGEVPDDADPNKKQEELFQAMQAQYEVARATTHTMRGVGLGFQRGQY, from the exons ATGGATCTAAGTGAG GATTCCCAAGGAGAAGAGTCTGAGCCAGAATTGCCGCAGGCTGAGTCACGGGTATTACGACAGACATCTGGAGAGGACCAGTCAAGCTCTA CTGACAGTCGAGACGCAGAACGCCCACGGGAATATGGCAAAGATCGTGAGCGTGACCGTCATCGCGACCGTGACCGTGATCGCGAACGGAAAGACAAGCGCCGCGAATCACCGCGGAGGGACCGTGAACGCTCTGAAAGAGATCGTCGCTCGCCACGCAGAGACGATAAATACAG ATCGGATCGTATTGAAAGGCCACGTGATGCACCACGTCGAGGATTACTTGGCGACAGACCAGACGATAGACACCCGCCTATTGATAGCAAG ATGCCAGCATTAATGGATCTTAAACCATTTGGAAGTGACGGGCCGCCCAGGATAAAATCACAAGACGCTCGTGACGCTGTATCTCCCAG GTTTGTAGATCGTCGGGAACGTGATCATGAGCGTGATCATGGACGCGACCGTGACTCTGACCGTGACCGCGAACGAGAACGCGATTATGATGGCAGACACAACCGACGTTCGGAAGATAGACG GTCATCGGGacgcgacagaggcagcgagaGGTCTCGATCACGTGGTCACGCCTATCCTCCCCCACACAC GTCAAATGAACGAAGATCACCCTCATCTGGTGACTACAGACCGTCTTCATACAAAGTCAATAAGAAGCTCGAGGTTATGGAAAAAAtgg GATTACAAATCAAAACACCAGATGGTTCTATGACAACGGCGCAGCAGTTACGCGCTGCTGCTGGTGATCATCCTTCAGGTCTTCCAGGCTATTGCAATCCTGGCTCTAATCCTGCCAGCAAGATATTGGATCAG GTACAAAAACGTAAACTTCTCTGGTCAAACAAGACAAAGTCTGCAGAAGAAGAAGCTGCTAAATGGAGTGGGGCGCGATTCTCGCAGGACAACGATGGAAAACAAGTCTCCAAGTTTATGCGGCTTATGGGAATTAAGGATCCTA GTGCAGCCAAAGGCGAAGTTCCCGATGATGCAGACCCTAACAAAAAGCAAGAAGAATTGTTCCAAGCTATGCAGGCACAATATGAAGTGGCTCGAGCAACTACACACACTATGAGAGGAGTGGGTTTAGGTTTTCAACGTGGACAGTATTGA